In the Chryseobacterium sp. MYb264 genome, one interval contains:
- a CDS encoding response regulator transcription factor: MNRKIIIADDHPVVRTGTKFILLSNDKELIIDQAANYKSLISKLGKNMYDLVLLDINMPGSTHRSMINDIKEIQNDIKILMYTAYDEDVAMQYIKNGAHGYLNKSASEKDITNAVSYIFKYGYFYPSEIISKLSTHENPIGKLSKREIQIFELMAEGDGNLEIMNKLQLQSSTVSTHKKRIFEKLNIDNISDLINIYKKFH; encoded by the coding sequence ATGAACAGGAAGATTATAATAGCTGATGATCATCCTGTTGTGCGAACAGGAACCAAATTTATTTTATTATCCAATGATAAAGAATTAATCATAGATCAGGCAGCCAATTACAAAAGTCTTATCAGTAAGCTCGGCAAAAATATGTATGATCTGGTTTTGCTCGATATTAATATGCCTGGAAGCACGCATAGATCTATGATTAATGATATTAAAGAGATACAGAATGATATTAAAATTTTAATGTATACGGCTTATGACGAAGATGTTGCCATGCAGTATATAAAAAACGGTGCCCACGGTTATCTCAATAAAAGTGCTTCTGAAAAAGACATTACAAATGCTGTTTCCTATATTTTTAAATACGGATATTTTTATCCTTCAGAAATCATCAGTAAGCTGTCAACCCACGAAAACCCCATTGGAAAACTTTCTAAAAGAGAAATTCAGATATTTGAATTAATGGCGGAAGGAGATGGCAACCTTGAAATTATGAATAAATTACAATTACAATCTTCAACCGTGAGCACTCACAAAAAAAGAATTTTTGAAAAACTAAATATTGATAATATTTCAGATTTGATAAACATCTACAAGAAATTCCACTAA
- a CDS encoding XAC2610-related protein: MKKLSQISYLWLFFSMLSSCQTKDEKNPIDNKQVETDNNSYIGKWLPIDKNNEKYYYCTDSNKFIEVGKNTIYDHTPMENSNFSINHVRNEGNETYLYLDKQESSYYILNWIDREQGIISCKLNDYDTNLFIIEKKLNTIENKSCQQKSKSCNISDVFNKYKFILEAGEYRNDKEQKYPVSAWITVTNLKNKKSQEIYFEPNSWSVYSDLPCNDLIIKDFNFDGLEDFAFVWDNGGSSGKLYEYYFQDKNGNFSPADSFPLQHGILAEDISKANKTITVQSIVGCCHINLNQYKLNSNGRWETSSEQHELNKK; encoded by the coding sequence ATGAAAAAATTAAGTCAAATATCATATTTATGGTTGTTTTTTTCGATGTTATCATCATGTCAAACAAAAGATGAAAAAAATCCAATCGACAATAAACAAGTAGAGACTGATAACAATTCATACATAGGAAAATGGTTACCAATAGACAAAAACAACGAAAAATATTATTATTGTACAGACTCTAATAAATTTATTGAAGTAGGTAAAAATACAATCTATGATCATACACCTATGGAAAATTCTAATTTTAGTATTAACCATGTGAGAAATGAAGGAAATGAGACCTATCTGTATTTAGATAAACAAGAATCATCTTACTACATTTTAAATTGGATAGATAGAGAACAAGGTATTATATCATGTAAATTGAATGATTATGATACAAATCTATTTATTATAGAGAAAAAATTAAATACTATTGAAAATAAGTCTTGTCAGCAAAAAAGTAAATCTTGTAATATCAGCGACGTCTTCAATAAATATAAATTTATCTTAGAAGCAGGAGAATACCGAAATGACAAAGAACAAAAGTATCCAGTATCCGCATGGATTACAGTAACAAATCTAAAAAATAAAAAATCGCAAGAGATTTATTTTGAACCAAATTCATGGTCAGTATACAGCGATTTGCCTTGTAATGATTTAATTATTAAAGACTTTAATTTTGATGGATTAGAAGATTTTGCATTTGTTTGGGATAATGGGGGTAGCTCGGGGAAATTATATGAGTATTATTTTCAAGATAAAAATGGAAATTTTTCTCCTGCAGATTCTTTTCCTTTACAACATGGAATATTAGCAGAAGATATAAGTAAGGCTAATAAAACAATTACAGTACAGAGCATTGTTGGATGTTGCCACATTAACTTAAACCAATATAAACTTAACTCTAATGGACGGTGGGAAACTTCTTCAGAACAACATGAATTGAACAAGAAATAA
- a CDS encoding glycoside hydrolase family 24 protein yields the protein MKLVPKDPLLQVLNGDKSLGEYLNVSNVPKIVDGYFCDAGDTEKLYNSPIDKPLYFKLYAINMVDKKVEIHFMTQSDPYFGFAWSAKQWKDWKDVQDKFSKETFFHKVEGTINKKGELIVKVDPSKLGKPKNYFKIAAVVKITEGEGKEAKEKAAYLEKADLAILYATAKLPDMVENKGAVKVGRETLSKKGENENGVCECEAKVRAYMRMLRVGEGTGELIKSSKYNKETKKNEIVYISNDFEAGYTKLFGGDNFTKSPHNKDMNSHPQIPVYWYTKKNGEKVYSSAAGAYQVMGYNWNDRDMINKRKAYSVIDFSAEGQDKFCVILFEHKRAGMLDLIIKGDIKGATEKYGSFEWASLPPGQYGQPIETMEKALELYNQFYKEELAGRSPLHLKKGFLKEFGKSCCGENSQKLGLEKSLCGKSEIDLRDKIKWQTQFDPKWGARDRQMVACKKTCDDILINNGLKATSLLKLYQTAIEDDKHTKLIINTEISKEAIAYLDSELEKGHPVQVGVDHGIGYKINNNADHSTDHFVVIIGRKCDGEKCYYLFYDVGTSHIEKGASDNNRLYFDKTNYSLKGTTVYNGHLYTVTQIRKN from the coding sequence ATGAAATTAGTCCCTAAAGATCCTTTATTACAAGTTCTTAATGGGGATAAATCTTTAGGTGAATATTTAAATGTTTCCAACGTTCCCAAGATTGTGGATGGCTATTTCTGTGATGCCGGAGATACCGAAAAACTGTACAACTCTCCTATCGATAAACCTTTATACTTTAAATTATACGCCATTAATATGGTGGATAAAAAAGTGGAGATTCATTTTATGACCCAGTCGGATCCTTATTTCGGATTTGCGTGGAGTGCCAAACAATGGAAAGACTGGAAAGACGTTCAGGACAAGTTTTCTAAAGAGACATTCTTCCATAAAGTGGAAGGAACCATCAATAAAAAAGGGGAACTTATCGTGAAAGTTGATCCTTCAAAATTAGGAAAACCTAAAAATTATTTTAAAATCGCTGCCGTTGTAAAAATAACCGAAGGCGAAGGAAAAGAGGCAAAAGAAAAAGCAGCTTATCTGGAGAAAGCAGATCTTGCCATTTTATATGCGACCGCGAAGCTTCCCGATATGGTGGAAAATAAAGGGGCTGTGAAAGTGGGAAGAGAGACGTTAAGTAAAAAAGGTGAAAATGAAAACGGTGTATGTGAATGCGAAGCTAAAGTGAGAGCATATATGAGAATGCTTCGTGTAGGAGAAGGTACTGGAGAATTAATAAAATCGTCAAAATATAATAAAGAAACAAAAAAGAACGAAATTGTTTATATATCAAATGATTTCGAAGCTGGGTATACCAAATTATTTGGTGGAGATAATTTTACAAAATCGCCTCATAATAAGGATATGAATAGTCATCCTCAAATACCAGTATATTGGTATACGAAGAAAAATGGAGAAAAAGTATATAGTTCTGCTGCTGGCGCATATCAGGTAATGGGATATAATTGGAATGATAGAGATATGATTAATAAGAGAAAAGCTTACAGTGTGATAGATTTCTCAGCAGAAGGACAAGACAAGTTTTGTGTAATTTTGTTCGAACACAAAAGAGCAGGTATGTTAGATTTAATAATAAAAGGTGATATAAAAGGTGCGACAGAAAAATATGGGAGTTTTGAATGGGCAAGTTTACCACCTGGTCAATACGGTCAGCCTATTGAAACAATGGAAAAAGCATTAGAATTATATAACCAATTTTATAAAGAAGAACTTGCAGGGAGAAGCCCATTACATTTAAAAAAAGGATTTCTTAAAGAATTTGGTAAAAGTTGTTGCGGAGAAAATTCACAAAAATTAGGGCTGGAAAAATCGCTATGTGGAAAATCAGAAATTGATTTGAGAGATAAAATAAAATGGCAAACACAATTTGACCCAAAATGGGGAGCACGTGACAGACAAATGGTTGCTTGTAAAAAAACTTGTGATGATATATTAATAAATAACGGACTTAAAGCTACATCTTTATTAAAATTATATCAGACAGCAATTGAAGACGATAAACATACCAAATTGATAATCAATACTGAGATTTCAAAGGAAGCCATTGCTTATTTAGATAGCGAATTAGAGAAGGGACATCCGGTGCAAGTCGGTGTTGATCATGGGATAGGATACAAAATTAATAATAATGCTGATCATTCTACTGATCACTTCGTAGTTATAATTGGACGGAAATGTGATGGAGAAAAATGTTATTATCTCTTTTATGATGTAGGTACGAGTCATATAGAGAAAGGAGCAAGTGATAACAATAGATTATATTTCGATAAAACAAATTATTCCTTAAAAGGAACTACAGTTTATAATGGTCATTTATATACAGTAACTCAAATAAGAAAAAACTAA
- a CDS encoding PAAR-like protein produces the protein MSASIPYTVQSGETLQDIASKLGIKDWTKLQQYHNDQVSSDQKTSTTPYAGFKLMTPSQDEIYTMNGETPPPDPAEEQKNAEQKQDQEKKKEDEEKKSEQASKSDHDGKYFVVHDAKCVCDKAENPKQTANLQVTTHSIIVLNDEQGKLAATEEDKTFNPPAATFGKCTLKPSSGGYLPCALALAPKWGKTYEISP, from the coding sequence ATGTCAGCCTCCATCCCCTATACCGTGCAAAGCGGAGAAACGCTTCAGGATATCGCCAGCAAACTGGGTATCAAAGACTGGACAAAACTTCAGCAGTATCATAATGATCAGGTAAGTTCTGATCAGAAAACATCGACGACACCTTACGCAGGTTTTAAACTGATGACGCCCTCTCAGGACGAGATCTACACTATGAACGGGGAGACTCCTCCACCCGATCCCGCTGAAGAGCAGAAAAATGCCGAGCAAAAGCAGGATCAGGAAAAGAAAAAAGAGGATGAGGAAAAGAAAAGTGAGCAGGCTTCTAAAAGTGATCATGACGGAAAATATTTTGTGGTCCACGATGCAAAATGTGTCTGTGATAAAGCTGAAAACCCAAAGCAGACTGCTAATCTTCAGGTGACCACTCACTCCATTATTGTTCTGAACGATGAGCAGGGAAAACTGGCTGCCACAGAAGAGGATAAAACCTTTAATCCACCTGCCGCTACTTTCGGGAAATGTACTCTGAAACCATCATCTGGAGGGTATCTTCCCTGTGCCCTGGCTCTGGCTCCCAAGTGGGGAAAGACCTATGAAATTAGTCCCTAA
- a CDS encoding sensor histidine kinase, protein MHEKIATLKKISFRIVFFLMFMSQGLLSQSTDSKWYTMDNGLPQNSVKDIIKDKYGIMWLSTENGIVKYDGNKFEVYNNFPLKNLNFEYFRGNAQNDSLILFNASDIHPILIKKRQAKISYSKAIRAPFYFSNSGYGIINKNYFFNGTPSYIQNYGIHFKHSKYYFSSNKITVSFQDDKQKEVKMPSEFDHLKAMSHMFGYNEHLFVINKKEKKIIDLYKGNVSQSKNGSSLIYDKNSKLYWQQSTNQTFVILNNKIYRVFYKNNVIETQFVTQYDTFDTDQIVSIFYDEQYKKLYLGSSTKGLKILSVDRFYTSLDHSKYADNVYYASLPFGKNSVITEGGKIYDKFGVVGYKKFHKKPYKRFITYHSNFNIVYSNYSAIIRHLKSTNYQKHDSISINRVLTVSNIIGNKIVAAHYHDLKTNFFCIYDENGKKEFEMKMNIDESPATIEKFDPGFYLLANSKNLFWFSIAKKQITLTLSFNICLKQIMKLGKDLYLLTTFKNGLYILKNKKLIKLPLDAKKNLSTAHFALEDPNGNFWISSNNGLFKIRKKNILEFVENKRKDLFYYSYTKEDGLINNEFNGTSFPCANMLESGEFVFPSMEGFVFFKPNDVPSNYPSSKDLYLERARSENKIVEFKNKLLLPSDYKNSEILVDVPYYGNLENINLEYKIDDNDWKKVNGKAINLAGLSHGSHDLAVRMLISDNGNFTSKKITIEVEPKFHQTIWFRFLIISCLILLILFIVYSRTKRLKSKNEILKKTVIKKAKELDESLKNLHENQKQLSDRSEYEKKIIENIIHDITTPVRFIALISQQLSDATDPETQKEYFESLHASSEQLHKYTLNLKDYTQIYKEDKHYEDEYYSLADFVNEKRLLFHEIALHNNTIIINKIDSNITINIKKSFMNMILHNLMDNAVKNTFDGYITIFGSSNSDQEVTIEIKDTGIGMSDADNTYYNNLFNINGKLSDPKYKSSLGLYLVSQVSKKINLNINFEKNQPKGTIVKLVLRNTDEQEDYNS, encoded by the coding sequence ATGCACGAAAAAATTGCCACACTAAAAAAGATTTCATTTAGAATCGTATTTTTTCTGATGTTTATGAGCCAAGGTCTTCTATCTCAATCTACAGATTCTAAGTGGTATACTATGGATAATGGCCTGCCACAAAATAGTGTAAAAGATATTATAAAAGATAAATACGGCATCATGTGGCTTTCTACAGAAAACGGAATTGTAAAATATGATGGAAATAAATTTGAAGTTTATAATAATTTCCCACTTAAAAATTTAAACTTTGAATACTTTCGAGGAAATGCTCAAAATGATAGTCTTATTCTTTTCAATGCTAGTGATATTCATCCTATTTTAATAAAAAAAAGACAGGCGAAAATTTCTTACAGTAAAGCTATTCGTGCACCTTTTTATTTTAGCAATTCCGGATATGGCATTATCAATAAAAATTATTTTTTTAATGGTACCCCTTCTTATATTCAAAATTATGGAATTCATTTTAAGCATTCAAAATACTATTTCAGTTCAAATAAAATAACAGTTTCATTTCAGGATGATAAACAAAAAGAGGTTAAAATGCCCTCTGAATTTGATCATTTAAAAGCCATGTCCCATATGTTTGGCTATAACGAGCATCTTTTCGTTATTAATAAAAAAGAAAAAAAAATTATAGATTTATATAAAGGGAACGTTTCACAATCAAAAAATGGTTCATCTCTTATTTATGATAAAAATTCTAAATTATATTGGCAACAATCTACAAATCAAACATTTGTTATTCTTAATAATAAAATCTATCGCGTTTTTTATAAAAATAATGTTATTGAGACACAATTTGTTACTCAATACGACACTTTTGATACCGATCAGATTGTTTCTATTTTCTATGATGAACAGTACAAAAAATTATACCTCGGAAGCTCAACCAAAGGATTAAAAATACTTTCCGTAGACCGTTTTTATACCTCTTTAGACCATTCTAAATATGCAGATAATGTATATTACGCTTCTCTTCCATTTGGAAAAAACAGTGTCATAACCGAAGGAGGCAAAATCTATGATAAATTTGGGGTCGTAGGATATAAAAAATTTCACAAAAAACCTTACAAAAGATTTATAACATATCATAGTAATTTCAATATTGTTTACTCTAATTATTCAGCAATAATCAGACATTTAAAATCTACAAATTACCAAAAGCATGACTCTATTAGTATAAATAGAGTTTTAACCGTATCGAATATTATTGGTAATAAAATTGTTGCAGCACATTATCATGATCTTAAAACAAATTTTTTCTGCATTTATGACGAAAATGGCAAAAAAGAATTTGAAATGAAAATGAATATTGATGAATCACCAGCTACAATTGAAAAATTTGATCCTGGGTTTTATTTACTGGCTAACTCTAAAAATTTATTTTGGTTTTCTATTGCAAAAAAACAGATAACTTTAACTTTATCATTCAATATATGCTTAAAGCAGATTATGAAACTTGGGAAAGATCTGTATCTGCTCACCACCTTTAAAAACGGACTTTACATTTTAAAAAATAAAAAGCTGATAAAACTTCCGCTTGATGCTAAGAAAAATTTATCTACCGCTCATTTTGCACTCGAAGATCCTAATGGTAATTTTTGGATCTCTTCTAATAACGGACTTTTTAAAATCCGTAAAAAAAACATTCTGGAATTTGTAGAAAACAAACGCAAAGATCTTTTTTATTATAGCTATACAAAGGAAGACGGATTAATAAATAACGAATTCAACGGAACTTCTTTTCCCTGCGCCAATATGTTGGAAAGCGGAGAATTTGTATTTCCTTCGATGGAAGGGTTTGTATTTTTCAAACCTAATGATGTACCCTCTAATTATCCTTCCTCAAAAGATCTTTATCTGGAAAGAGCAAGATCTGAAAATAAAATTGTTGAATTTAAAAACAAACTGCTTTTACCGTCCGATTATAAAAATTCAGAAATTCTTGTAGATGTTCCTTATTACGGGAATTTGGAAAACATTAATCTTGAATATAAAATTGATGATAATGACTGGAAAAAAGTAAATGGTAAAGCCATAAACCTCGCCGGACTTTCTCACGGTTCGCATGATTTGGCAGTAAGAATGCTGATCTCAGACAATGGAAATTTTACTTCGAAAAAAATAACGATTGAAGTAGAACCGAAATTTCATCAAACAATCTGGTTTCGATTTTTGATCATTTCATGTCTTATTTTACTGATTTTATTCATTGTATACTCAAGAACCAAACGTTTAAAATCAAAAAATGAAATTCTTAAGAAAACAGTTATTAAAAAGGCTAAAGAACTGGATGAAAGCCTGAAAAATTTACACGAAAACCAAAAACAACTTTCTGACCGTTCAGAATACGAAAAGAAAATTATAGAAAATATTATTCATGATATTACCACTCCTGTAAGATTTATTGCACTCATTTCTCAACAGTTAAGCGATGCTACCGATCCTGAAACACAGAAAGAATATTTTGAAAGTCTGCATGCTTCTTCAGAACAGTTACATAAATATACACTGAACCTTAAAGATTATACTCAAATCTATAAAGAAGATAAACATTATGAGGATGAATATTATTCTTTAGCAGATTTTGTGAATGAAAAACGACTTCTTTTTCACGAGATCGCTTTACACAACAACACCATCATTATCAATAAAATAGACAGCAATATCACAATCAACATTAAGAAAAGCTTTATGAATATGATTCTTCATAATCTTATGGATAATGCGGTGAAAAATACTTTTGATGGTTATATTACGATTTTTGGATCTTCAAATTCAGATCAGGAAGTGACCATTGAAATAAAAGATACAGGAATTGGAATGAGTGATGCAGATAATACCTATTACAATAATTTATTCAATATTAATGGTAAACTTTCAGATCCAAAATACAAAAGCAGTCTGGGATTATATTTGGTTTCGCAAGTTTCAAAAAAAATTAATTTAAACATTAATTTTGAAAAAAATCAACCCAAAGGAACCATTGTAAAATTAGTTTTAAGAAATACAGATGAACAGGAAGATTATAATAGCTGA
- a CDS encoding tetratricopeptide repeat protein produces the protein MEKPFIILLLSFFILSCSKESAKQIKENKPFVPHEKSYSASECTVQREEKNIILLCNGKKTIYEGLIVDEMSISTDFIKGENNEFYLMYELNASATKMKEKYNFIYSDRGIFLVYKEVLKFGKGGLMGNRIYFEPIDMKGKSFENIQSLGDQLEEIFSQNNAAINYFDTNNKIFAKNTLNETNEDIFINYPEISQNKIAITDAESANNLAFLLEQKDANKESELLLQHIIAQYPERVVAYLNLADVEWKINSQDEAKKHYNFYLSLMKKQNKSVNKIPQRVYDRIK, from the coding sequence ATGGAAAAACCATTCATTATACTTCTACTCTCATTTTTTATTCTTTCATGCAGTAAAGAATCAGCAAAGCAGATAAAAGAAAATAAGCCTTTTGTACCTCATGAAAAGTCGTATTCTGCTTCGGAGTGCACCGTCCAGCGGGAAGAAAAAAATATCATTTTGCTTTGTAACGGAAAAAAGACAATTTATGAAGGTTTGATTGTCGATGAAATGTCCATTTCAACGGATTTTATTAAAGGTGAGAACAACGAATTTTATTTGATGTATGAATTGAATGCTTCTGCTACTAAAATGAAAGAAAAGTATAATTTTATCTATTCCGACAGAGGTATTTTCCTTGTTTATAAAGAAGTTTTAAAATTCGGAAAAGGCGGTCTTATGGGTAACCGCATCTATTTTGAACCGATTGATATGAAAGGTAAAAGCTTTGAAAATATTCAGTCATTGGGAGATCAACTGGAGGAAATATTTTCACAAAATAATGCGGCTATTAATTATTTCGATACAAATAACAAAATATTTGCAAAAAATACTTTAAACGAAACGAATGAAGACATTTTCATCAATTATCCTGAAATTTCACAAAATAAGATTGCCATAACGGATGCTGAATCTGCAAACAATTTAGCATTTTTATTAGAACAGAAAGATGCCAATAAAGAATCTGAGCTTTTACTTCAACACATCATCGCCCAATATCCTGAACGGGTGGTTGCCTATTTAAATCTGGCCGATGTCGAATGGAAAATCAACAGTCAAGATGAAGCGAAAAAACATTATAATTTTTACCTTTCGCTGATGAAAAAGCAAAATAAAAGTGTAAATAAAATCCCTCAGAGAGTTTATGACAGGATCAAATAA